A stretch of the Salmo salar chromosome ssa20, Ssal_v3.1, whole genome shotgun sequence genome encodes the following:
- the f2r gene encoding proteinase-activated receptor 1 has protein sequence MVYWIVATLALFALQTSAYVPHNDSRLNLRTFAGIFLSVTDEPIDYIGLDVQEGSGSGMAQEPVKKQEHGHHGPHRSTKIVISEEARSFLQGRLATAFVPTVYTLVFIISVPLNLIAVVMFVRRIRPRKPAVIYMLNLASADLLFALLLPFRISYHFHGNNWVYGPFMCRLVTAAFYCNMYCSVLLMMCISIDRFLAVVYPMDSLTWRSPQTAAVVCGAMWLLALGGVTPLLLSRQTIHLPDVGITTCHDVQDVGKLRAYYLYFFPIYSSIFFFIPLVFTAVCYVRIVQALAAANVENRSRKSRAVVMAVTVLVVFVACFTPTNVILLVHYLKLAHGRSDSSYQAYLLSMCVGSISCCLDPLIYYFGSSQCQRQVAALLGCRQAGPGAELSSQTGSTRTSRLESIQSTVGSHYRKLMA, from the exons ATGGTTTATTGGATTGTTGCGACGTTGGCCCTTTTTGCTCTCCAAACTTCAGCATATGTGCCACACAATG actCCAGACTCAACCTGAGGACGTTTGCCGGGATCTTCCTGTCGGTGACTGATGAGCCCATCGACTACATAGGGCTGGATGTACAGGAGGGCAGTGGCTCAGGGATGGCCCAGGAGCCAGTGAAGAAGCAGGAGCATGGCCATCACGGCCCTCATCGCTCCACCAAAATCGTCATCTCTGAGGAGGCCCGCAGCTTCCTCCAGGGTCGCCTAGCAACGGCCTTCGTCCCCACAGTCTACACCCTGGTCTTCATTATCAGCGTCCCCCTCAACCTGATTGCCGTGGTGATGTTTGTGCGTCGTATCCGTCCGAGGAAGCCGGCAGTGATCTACATGCTGAACCTGGCCAGTGCCGACCTCCTCTTCGCCCTGCTGCTCCCCTTCAGGATCTCATACCATTTCCACGGCAACAACTGGGTTTATGGCCCCTTCATGTGTCGCCTGGTGACGGCAGCCTTCTACTGCAACATGTACTGCTCTGTCCTGCTCATGATGTGCATCAGCATCGACCGCTTCCTGGCGGTGGTCTACCCCATGGACTCCCTGACGTGGCGTAGTCCACAGACGGCCGCCGTGGTCTGTGGTGCCATGTGGCTGTTGGCCTTGGGAGGAGTGAcccccctcctgctctccagACAGACCATCCACCTCCCAGATGTGGGCATCACCACCTGCCACGACGTGCAGGATGTAGGCAAGCTCCGTGCCTACTACCTCTACTTCTTCCCCATTTActcctccatcttcttcttcatcCCTCTGGTGTTCACCGCTGTGTGCTACGTCCGTATTGTGCAGGCCCTGGCCGCAGCCAATGTGGAGAACCGCTCCAGGAAGTCTCGTGCAGTGGTGATGGCGGTGACAGTGCTGGTGGTGTTTGTGGCCTGCTTCACCCCCACCAACGTCATCCTCCTGGTGCACTACCTCAAGCTGGCCCACGGACGCAGCGACAGCTCCTACCAGGCCTACCTGCTCTCCATGTGTGTGGGCAGCATTAGCTGCTGCCTGGACCCCCTCATCTACTACTTTGGTTCGTCCCAGTGCCAGAGACAGGTGGCAGCTCTGCTGGGCTGCAGACAGGCTGGGCCAGGAGCAGAGCTAAGCTCTCAGACAGGCAGTACCAGGACCAGCAGGCTGGAGAGCATTCAGAGCACTGTGGGCAGTCATTACAGGAAGCTCATGGCCTGA
- the LOC106580419 gene encoding flocculation protein FLO11 isoform X2, giving the protein MSVQLVVALLALASLNAASAPLCKELVKPLVLEDHTEIYGKWVYVMGSADHSVFQKALGTLKSSWIDLSATSDHQVVTLRWGDRIDGKCVVGATNATISGTTSTVHTRSGKMDPTYLDTYKNQAECLNFPETHQTYDGETELCPDDNEKEEKMVDEDTMEEKPTTEEEKTTEEEKTTEENLTTEEEKTTVEEATTEEEKTTEENPTTEEEKTTEENPTTEEEKTTEENPTTEEEKTTEENLTTEEEKTTEENPTTEEEKTTEENPTTEEEKTTEENPTTEEEKTTEEENTMD; this is encoded by the exons ATGTCTGTCCAGCTGGTCGTAGCTCTCCTAGCTCTAGCTTCTCTGAATGCTGCATCTGCACCGCTCTGTAAAGAACTGGTCAAACCCCTGGTACTGGAGGACCATACTGAG ATTTATGGCAAATGGGTGTATGTGATGGGGTCTGCGGATCATTCAGTCTTCCAAAAAGCTTTGGGGACTCTGAAAAGCTCCTGGATAGACCTGTCGGCTACATCTGACCATCAAGTAGTCACACTACGTTGGGGAGACCGCAT TGATGGCAAATGCGTCGTGGGTGCAACAAATGCTACCATCTCCGGCACCACCTCCACAGTTCACA caAGGTCAGGGAAAATGGATCCCACATACCTGGACACCTATAAGAACCAGGCAGAGTGCCTGAACTTCCCAGAGACACACCAGACCTATGATGGAGAAACAG AGCTGTGCCCTGATGACaacgagaaggaggagaagatggTGGATGAGGATACTATGGAAGAGAAGCCgactacagaggaagagaagactacagaggaagagaagactACGGAGGAGAATCTgactacagaggaagagaagactACGGTGGAGGAGGCgactacagaggaagagaagactACAGAGGAGAATCCgactacagaggaagagaagactACGGAGGAGAATCCgactacagaggaagagaagactACGGAGGAGAATCCgactacagaggaagagaagactACGGAGGAGAATCTgactacagaggaagagaagactACGGAGGAGAATCCgactacagaggaagagaagactACGGAGGAGAATCCgactacagaggaagagaagactACGGAGGAGAATCCgactacagaggaagagaagactACAGAGGAAGAAAATACTATGGATTGA
- the LOC106580419 gene encoding uncharacterized protein isoform X1: MSVQLVVALLALASLNAASAPLCKELVKPLVLEDHTEIYGKWVYVMGSADHSVFQKALGTLKSSWIDLSATSDHQVVTLRWGDRIDGKCVVGATNATISGTTSTVHIHLSEHKGQYLETCPDCLLWSDTSRNGDITGRYLLLFTRSGKMDPTYLDTYKNQAECLNFPETHQTYDGETELCPDDNEKEEKMVDEDTMEEKPTTEEEKTTEEEKTTEENLTTEEEKTTVEEATTEEEKTTEENPTTEEEKTTEENPTTEEEKTTEENPTTEEEKTTEENLTTEEEKTTEENPTTEEEKTTEENPTTEEEKTTEENPTTEEEKTTEEENTMD, encoded by the exons ATGTCTGTCCAGCTGGTCGTAGCTCTCCTAGCTCTAGCTTCTCTGAATGCTGCATCTGCACCGCTCTGTAAAGAACTGGTCAAACCCCTGGTACTGGAGGACCATACTGAG ATTTATGGCAAATGGGTGTATGTGATGGGGTCTGCGGATCATTCAGTCTTCCAAAAAGCTTTGGGGACTCTGAAAAGCTCCTGGATAGACCTGTCGGCTACATCTGACCATCAAGTAGTCACACTACGTTGGGGAGACCGCAT TGATGGCAAATGCGTCGTGGGTGCAACAAATGCTACCATCTCCGGCACCACCTCCACAGTTCACA TTCATTTGTCTGAACACAAAGGTCAGTACCTGGAGACCTGCCCTGACTGCCTGCTATGGTCAGACACCTCTCGTAATGGAGACATCACTGGCAGATACCTACTCCTGTTTA caAGGTCAGGGAAAATGGATCCCACATACCTGGACACCTATAAGAACCAGGCAGAGTGCCTGAACTTCCCAGAGACACACCAGACCTATGATGGAGAAACAG AGCTGTGCCCTGATGACaacgagaaggaggagaagatggTGGATGAGGATACTATGGAAGAGAAGCCgactacagaggaagagaagactacagaggaagagaagactACGGAGGAGAATCTgactacagaggaagagaagactACGGTGGAGGAGGCgactacagaggaagagaagactACAGAGGAGAATCCgactacagaggaagagaagactACGGAGGAGAATCCgactacagaggaagagaagactACGGAGGAGAATCCgactacagaggaagagaagactACGGAGGAGAATCTgactacagaggaagagaagactACGGAGGAGAATCCgactacagaggaagagaagactACGGAGGAGAATCCgactacagaggaagagaagactACGGAGGAGAATCCgactacagaggaagagaagactACAGAGGAAGAAAATACTATGGATTGA